From the Streptomyces nigrescens genome, one window contains:
- a CDS encoding MFS transporter, which yields MPELSRRRRLLVLAICCMSLLIVSLDNTILNVALPSIQRDLHASVAGMQWTIDAYTLVLAALLMLAGSTADRLGRRRIFLIGLVVFAAGSLLCSLAPSLEWLVVFRMVQAVGGSMLNPVAMSIITNTFTEPRERARAIGAWGGVVGISMAAGPVIGGLLVQSVGWRSIFWINVPIGALALFLTLRYVPESRAPKPRRVDPVGQLLVIGLLGSLTYAIIEAPDAGWTSPEILAFVLLALASLAGLIGYERRRREPLIDLRFFHSAPFSGATVVAVCAFAALAGFLFINTLYLQNIRGLSALDAGLYMLPMAGMTLIFAPVSGRLVGSRGPRLSLLLAGTAMGASGLLFAAFDAQSTNPLLFTGYVLFGIGFGLVNAPITNTAVSGMPRAQAGVAAAVASTSRQVGQSLGVAVIGAVLASGAHAAATADAFLAAGRPAWWIIAGCGAAVLLLGALTTGRWARATADRTAALFEDEAPGYRPADARP from the coding sequence ATGCCTGAGCTCAGCCGTCGACGGCGTCTTCTGGTGCTGGCGATCTGCTGTATGAGCCTGCTGATCGTCAGCCTCGACAACACCATCCTCAATGTCGCCCTGCCGTCCATCCAGCGTGACCTGCACGCCTCGGTCGCCGGCATGCAGTGGACCATCGACGCCTACACCCTGGTGCTGGCGGCGCTGCTGATGCTGGCCGGCTCCACCGCCGACCGGCTCGGGCGGCGCCGGATCTTCCTGATCGGGCTGGTGGTCTTCGCGGCCGGCTCGCTGCTGTGCAGCCTGGCGCCGAGCCTGGAGTGGCTGGTGGTCTTCCGGATGGTGCAGGCGGTCGGCGGCTCGATGCTCAACCCCGTCGCAATGTCGATCATCACCAACACCTTCACCGAACCGCGGGAACGGGCCCGGGCGATCGGGGCGTGGGGCGGGGTCGTCGGCATCAGCATGGCCGCCGGTCCGGTGATCGGCGGGCTGCTGGTGCAGAGCGTCGGCTGGCGTTCGATCTTCTGGATCAACGTCCCGATCGGCGCCCTCGCGCTCTTCCTGACCCTGCGCTACGTCCCCGAATCGCGCGCCCCCAAGCCGCGCCGTGTCGACCCGGTCGGCCAGCTGCTGGTGATCGGGCTGCTGGGCTCGCTGACGTACGCGATCATCGAGGCCCCGGACGCCGGCTGGACGTCCCCGGAGATCCTGGCGTTCGTGCTGCTCGCGCTGGCCTCTCTGGCCGGTCTGATCGGCTATGAGCGGCGCCGCCGGGAACCCCTGATCGATCTGCGGTTCTTCCACAGCGCACCGTTCAGCGGAGCTACGGTCGTGGCGGTCTGCGCCTTCGCCGCGCTGGCCGGCTTCCTCTTCATCAACACGCTGTATTTGCAGAACATCCGCGGTCTGTCCGCTCTGGACGCCGGGCTCTACATGCTCCCCATGGCCGGGATGACGCTGATCTTCGCGCCGGTGTCGGGACGGCTGGTGGGCAGCCGCGGGCCCCGGCTGTCACTGCTCCTGGCCGGTACGGCGATGGGGGCGAGCGGGCTGCTCTTCGCGGCCTTCGACGCCCAGTCGACGAACCCGCTGCTGTTCACCGGCTATGTCCTGTTCGGCATCGGGTTCGGCCTGGTCAACGCCCCGATCACCAACACCGCGGTGTCCGGGATGCCCCGCGCCCAGGCCGGGGTGGCCGCCGCTGTCGCCTCCACCAGCCGGCAGGTCGGGCAGTCGCTCGGCGTCGCGGTGATCGGCGCCGTACTGGCGAGCGGGGCGCATGCCGCCGCCACCGCGGACGCCTTCCTCGCGGCCGGCCGCCCGGCGTGGTGGATCATCGCCGGCTGCGGCGCGGCCGTCCTGCTGCTCGGCGCTCTGACCACGGGCCGGTGGGCGAGGGCGACGGCCGACCGCACGGCGGCGCTGTTCGAGGACGAGGCCCCGGGGTACCGGCCGGCGGATGCGCGGCCTTAG
- the dusB gene encoding tRNA dihydrouridine synthase DusB, translating into MTLLQIGPHAVQPPVVLAPMAGITNAPFRTLCREFSGGKGLFVSEMITTRALVERNEKTMQLIHFDETEKPRSIQLYGVDPDTVGKAARMIAEEDLADHIDLNFGCPVPKVTRKGGGSALPYKRNLLRSILREAVANAGGLPVTMKMRKGIDDDHLTYLDAGRTAAEEGITAIALHGRTAAQHYGGTADWDAIARLKEHVPEIPVLGNGDIWSAEDAQRMMRETGCDGVVVGRGCLGRPWLFGDLVAAFEGTGTYAQPTLKEVAAVMLRHATLLGEWIGDEARGVIDFRKHVAWYTKGFSIGSEMRRGLAVTSSLDELDGLLSELDLDQPWPAGADGPRGRTSGRNRVVLPDGWLDDPYDCAGVDAGAELDTSGG; encoded by the coding sequence ATGACTCTGCTGCAGATCGGTCCGCACGCGGTGCAGCCACCCGTGGTCCTCGCGCCGATGGCCGGGATCACCAATGCCCCGTTCCGGACGCTGTGCCGGGAGTTCAGCGGCGGCAAGGGCCTGTTCGTCAGCGAGATGATCACGACGCGGGCGCTGGTCGAGCGCAACGAGAAGACCATGCAGCTGATCCACTTCGACGAGACCGAGAAGCCGCGCTCGATCCAGCTGTACGGCGTCGACCCGGACACCGTCGGCAAGGCCGCCCGCATGATCGCGGAGGAGGACCTCGCCGACCACATCGATCTGAACTTCGGCTGCCCGGTCCCGAAGGTGACCCGCAAGGGCGGCGGCTCGGCGCTGCCGTACAAGCGCAATCTGCTGCGCTCGATCCTGCGGGAGGCGGTGGCGAACGCGGGCGGCCTGCCGGTGACGATGAAGATGCGCAAGGGCATCGACGACGACCACCTCACCTACCTCGACGCGGGGCGGACCGCGGCCGAGGAGGGCATCACGGCGATCGCGCTGCACGGGCGCACCGCGGCCCAGCACTACGGCGGCACCGCCGACTGGGACGCCATCGCGCGCCTCAAGGAGCATGTCCCGGAGATCCCGGTGCTCGGCAACGGCGACATCTGGTCGGCCGAGGACGCCCAGCGGATGATGCGGGAGACCGGCTGCGACGGAGTGGTCGTGGGGCGCGGCTGCCTCGGGCGGCCGTGGCTCTTCGGGGATCTGGTCGCCGCCTTCGAGGGCACCGGCACCTACGCGCAGCCGACGCTCAAGGAGGTCGCCGCCGTCATGCTGCGGCACGCCACCCTCCTCGGCGAGTGGATCGGCGACGAGGCGCGCGGCGTGATCGACTTCCGCAAGCACGTCGCCTGGTACACCAAGGGCTTCTCGATCGGCTCCGAGATGCGCCGCGGTCTCGCGGTGACCTCCTCCCTCGACGAGCTGGACGGGCTGCTGTCGGAGCTCGACCTGGACCAGCCCTGGCCGGCGGGCGCGGACGGCCCGCGCGGCCGTACCTCGGGCCGCAACCGGGTCGTCCTGCCGGACGGCTGGCTGGACGACCCCTACGACTGCGCGGGCGTGGACGCGGGCGCGGAACTGGACACCTCGGGCGGCTGA
- a CDS encoding MarR family winged helix-turn-helix transcriptional regulator, giving the protein MSGHRSIGDTEKAVQAKLGDTPVRHERMAAVANLYRAAAAVRQHFENSVLRGVELTWTSFVVLWVVWIGGERETRLVAEEAGISKGTLTGVARTLQSRGLLERKDHPTDGRLALLALTPEGERLIAWVFPEFNAEEVFVTEGLSDDEALDLADLLRRIVDQVETRGEDRRLELLDGHEPRPRRSGRRAKR; this is encoded by the coding sequence GTGAGCGGGCACCGTTCCATCGGGGACACGGAGAAGGCCGTCCAGGCCAAGCTCGGTGACACCCCCGTCCGCCACGAGCGGATGGCCGCGGTCGCGAATCTCTACCGCGCCGCGGCCGCCGTACGGCAGCACTTCGAGAACTCCGTACTGCGCGGCGTCGAGCTGACCTGGACCTCCTTCGTCGTGCTGTGGGTGGTGTGGATCGGGGGCGAGCGGGAGACCCGCCTGGTCGCCGAGGAAGCCGGTATCTCCAAGGGCACGCTCACCGGCGTCGCCCGCACTCTCCAGAGCCGCGGCCTGCTGGAGCGCAAGGACCATCCGACCGACGGACGGCTCGCCCTGCTCGCGCTCACGCCCGAGGGCGAGCGGCTGATCGCCTGGGTCTTCCCGGAGTTCAACGCCGAAGAGGTCTTTGTCACCGAGGGGTTGAGCGACGATGAGGCGCTGGACCTGGCGGATCTGCTGCGCCGGATCGTGGACCAGGTCGAGACCCGGGGCGAGGACCGGCGGCTGGAGCTGCTGGACGGCCATGAGCCGCGCCCGCGGCGGAGCGGACGCCGGGCCAAGAGGTAG
- a CDS encoding helix-turn-helix transcriptional regulator — protein sequence MSSTHTRSAAAAASRRGELAAFLRLRRERITPADVGLPGGPRRRTPGLRREEVAQRAGVGVAWYTWLEQGRAINPSVQVLDAIARALLLGPAEREHLHRLAGVPGAAACTPARQPLPSEAQTILDALNPLPTGLVSAGYDVLAFNDAYAALDPRIVLLPPADRNVLWRLFTADEESQPLVDWEREVSFMVGQLRAEFGRRPHDPHWQAYIRKLSGASPLFAEMWARHEVTAPVTHRKRFRTADGREVTITATGFTTTAVPDAKMWIYTPADEEAVRVLGELLVRYREIGAAGLVAAGAGGAPES from the coding sequence GTGTCCAGCACCCACACCCGTTCCGCAGCCGCCGCGGCCTCCCGGCGCGGTGAACTCGCCGCTTTTCTGCGGCTCCGCCGGGAGCGCATCACACCGGCCGACGTCGGACTGCCCGGCGGTCCACGGCGGCGCACCCCGGGGCTGCGCCGCGAGGAGGTCGCCCAGCGCGCCGGGGTCGGAGTGGCCTGGTACACCTGGCTCGAACAGGGCCGGGCCATCAACCCGAGTGTGCAGGTGCTCGATGCCATCGCCCGCGCGCTGCTGCTCGGCCCGGCCGAACGCGAGCATCTGCACCGGCTCGCCGGGGTCCCCGGCGCCGCGGCCTGCACCCCGGCGCGGCAGCCGCTGCCGTCCGAGGCGCAGACCATTCTGGACGCGCTGAATCCCTTGCCGACGGGCCTGGTGTCCGCCGGTTACGACGTACTGGCGTTCAACGACGCCTATGCGGCACTCGACCCCCGTATCGTGCTGCTGCCACCGGCCGACCGTAATGTGCTGTGGCGCCTTTTCACGGCGGACGAGGAAAGCCAGCCGCTCGTCGACTGGGAGCGTGAAGTCTCCTTCATGGTGGGCCAATTGCGGGCCGAATTCGGCCGACGCCCCCATGACCCGCACTGGCAGGCGTATATCCGGAAACTCTCCGGGGCGAGCCCGCTCTTCGCGGAAATGTGGGCCCGGCACGAAGTCACCGCACCGGTCACCCACCGCAAGAGATTCCGGACGGCCGACGGCCGCGAGGTCACCATCACGGCGACCGGATTCACCACGACCGCCGTCCCGGACGCCAAGATGTGGATCTACACGCCGGCCGACGAGGAGGCGGTCCGGGTACTCGGTGAACTCCTCGTCCGCTACCGGGAGATCGGCGCCGCCGGGCTGGTGGCCGCCGGCGCGGGGGGCGCACCGGAGAGCTGA
- a CDS encoding MFS transporter encodes MSELTQDRILEPGRISAVESADGVTRDAPPAAPKGKRPQHTGILLVVLGAVFMALLDATVVNVATPTMRTDLDTTGSALQLIVSGYTISYAALLITGARLGARHGFRTVFLTGLATFTLASLACGLAPTAGVLIAARVVQGLGAGLMVPQIYSLIQLTFEGPARARALSLYATVIAVAVVVGQVAGGLLVSADLFGTGWRPAFLINVPVGLALLVAAVRLLPVGTPRSAKGLDLPGLVTLTAALLLLVIPLVLGHEQHWPLWTTLCLAAAAPMFGVFVLVERGVARRGGAPLVPGRVLRSPDLVCGAAALFFGMAGYAGFLFSFSQHLQSGLGESATRAGLAFAPLALGVATGSLTWQKLPARWHLPMIASASALAAAGYLGIGYTLRAGGQGGLVLPALQLLWGLGLGYTTSPLLTLALSRIDPADASDASGVLTTVPQLAQVVGVAVYGSVFLALADRPGTAGAAAPSAVASAQALYATALPVAAGTLLGALAVLPLLRKRR; translated from the coding sequence ATGAGCGAGCTGACACAGGACCGCATCCTCGAACCCGGCCGGATATCCGCCGTGGAATCCGCGGACGGCGTCACGAGGGATGCGCCGCCCGCCGCCCCGAAAGGAAAACGACCGCAGCACACCGGAATCCTTCTTGTCGTCCTCGGCGCGGTGTTCATGGCGCTGCTGGATGCCACCGTGGTGAATGTCGCCACCCCGACCATGCGGACCGACCTCGACACCACCGGTTCCGCACTCCAGTTGATCGTCTCCGGCTATACGATTTCCTATGCGGCGCTGCTGATCACCGGCGCCAGACTCGGTGCCCGGCACGGCTTCCGGACCGTCTTCCTGACCGGTCTCGCCACCTTCACCCTCGCCTCGCTCGCCTGTGGCCTGGCGCCCACGGCGGGGGTGCTGATCGCCGCCCGTGTGGTGCAGGGCCTCGGCGCGGGGCTGATGGTCCCGCAGATCTACAGCCTGATCCAGCTGACCTTCGAAGGGCCCGCCAGGGCACGGGCGTTGAGCCTGTACGCCACGGTGATCGCGGTCGCCGTGGTGGTCGGCCAGGTCGCCGGCGGACTGCTGGTCAGTGCGGATCTGTTCGGCACGGGCTGGCGTCCGGCCTTCCTGATCAATGTGCCCGTCGGGCTGGCGCTGCTGGTCGCCGCGGTACGGCTGCTGCCCGTCGGGACGCCCCGGTCGGCCAAGGGCCTTGACCTGCCCGGCCTGGTCACGCTGACGGCCGCGCTGCTGTTGCTGGTCATACCGCTGGTCCTGGGCCATGAGCAGCACTGGCCGCTGTGGACGACGCTCTGTCTGGCCGCCGCGGCCCCGATGTTCGGGGTGTTCGTGCTGGTCGAGCGGGGGGTCGCACGGCGCGGCGGGGCTCCGCTGGTGCCCGGCCGGGTGCTGCGCTCACCGGACCTGGTGTGCGGTGCGGCCGCGCTGTTCTTCGGCATGGCCGGGTACGCGGGCTTCCTCTTCTCCTTCTCCCAGCATCTGCAGTCGGGGCTCGGCGAGTCCGCGACCCGCGCCGGTCTGGCCTTCGCCCCGCTGGCCCTCGGCGTCGCCACCGGCAGCCTCACCTGGCAGAAGCTGCCCGCCCGGTGGCATCTGCCGATGATCGCCTCCGCCTCCGCCCTGGCGGCGGCCGGATATCTGGGCATCGGGTACACCCTGCGCGCGGGCGGCCAGGGAGGTCTCGTCCTGCCGGCGCTGCAGCTCCTCTGGGGGCTCGGCCTCGGGTACACCACCAGCCCGCTGCTCACCCTCGCGCTGTCCCGGATCGACCCCGCGGACGCCTCGGATGCCAGCGGGGTGCTCACCACCGTCCCGCAGCTCGCGCAGGTGGTCGGTGTCGCGGTGTACGGCAGCGTCTTCCTGGCCCTCGCGGACCGGCCCGGGACCGCCGGAGCCGCCGCGCCGTCGGCCGTCGCCTCGGCGCAGGCCCTGTACGCGACCGCGCTGCCGGTGGCGGCCGGCACCCTGCTCGGCGCGCTGGCGGTCCTCCCGCTGCTGCGCAAACGGCGCTGA
- the ppdK gene encoding pyruvate, phosphate dikinase, translating to MFLAVRAARRRGVSAVPETQDPHVTQPSSAKFVYDFTEGNKDLKDLLGGKGANLAEMTNLGLPVPPGFVITTEACKVYLDSGTEPAALRAEVSEHLDALEQKMGKKLGQADDPLLVSVRSGAKFSMPGMMDTVLNIGLSDASVSGLAAQAGDERFAWDSYRRLIQMFGKTVLGVDGELFEEALEEAKQAKGIRVDIELDAADLKSLVAHFKDIVAKETGRDFPQEPREQMDLAVRAVFDSWNTDRAKLYRRQERIPGDLGTAVNVCSMVFGNLGPDSGTGVAFTRDPASGHQGVYGDYLQNAQGEDVVAGIRNTVPLADLEQIDKASYDELMQIMETLETHYKDLCDIEFTIERGKLWMLQTRVGKRTAGAAFRIATQLVDQGLIDEAEALQRVNGAQLAQLMFPRFDLGAKSETIGRGIAASPGAAVGKAVFDSYTAVKWSRSGEKVILIRRETNPDDLNGMIAAEGILTSRGGKTSHAAVVARGMGKTCVCGAEELEVDTKSRKMTTQDGTVIEEGDVVSIDGSTGKVYAGEVPVVPSPVVEYFEGRMHAGAEDADELVKAVHRIMAYADRVRRLRVRANADNAEDAARARRFGAQGIGLCRTEHMFLGERREMVEHLILADNESDRDAALSQLLPLQKADFIELFESMDGLPVTVRLLDPPLHEFLPDITELSVRVALAEARKDANENDLRLLQAVHKLHEQNPMLGLRGVRLGLVIPGLFAMQVRAIAEAAAERKNAKGDPRAEIMIPLVGTVQELEIVREEAEQVIAEVEKAHGVSLRLTLGTMIELPRAALTAGQIAESADFFSFGTNDLTQTVWGFSRDDVEASFFTAYLEKGIFGVSPFETIDKDGVGSLVRNAVAAGRATRPDLKLGVCGEHGGDPESVHFFHEAGLDYVSCSPFRIPVARLEAGRAAAESKGSDSR from the coding sequence ATGTTCCTCGCCGTCAGGGCAGCCCGTCGGCGAGGAGTCAGTGCCGTGCCGGAAACACAAGATCCCCACGTAACCCAGCCTTCGTCCGCGAAGTTCGTCTACGACTTCACCGAGGGCAACAAGGACCTCAAGGACCTGCTAGGCGGCAAGGGTGCGAACCTCGCCGAGATGACCAACCTGGGACTTCCCGTCCCTCCCGGCTTCGTCATCACCACCGAAGCCTGCAAGGTCTACCTGGACAGCGGCACCGAGCCCGCGGCACTGCGTGCCGAGGTCTCGGAGCACCTCGACGCCCTTGAGCAGAAGATGGGGAAGAAGCTCGGCCAGGCCGATGACCCGCTGCTCGTATCGGTGCGTTCCGGGGCGAAGTTCTCCATGCCCGGCATGATGGACACCGTCCTCAACATCGGCCTCTCCGATGCGTCGGTTTCCGGCCTCGCCGCGCAGGCCGGTGACGAGCGCTTCGCGTGGGACTCGTACCGCCGCCTCATCCAGATGTTCGGCAAGACCGTGCTGGGCGTCGACGGCGAGCTCTTCGAGGAGGCGCTGGAGGAGGCCAAGCAGGCCAAGGGCATCCGCGTCGACATCGAGCTGGACGCCGCCGACCTCAAGAGCCTGGTCGCGCACTTCAAGGACATCGTGGCCAAGGAGACCGGCCGCGACTTCCCGCAGGAGCCGCGCGAGCAGATGGACCTCGCCGTGCGCGCGGTCTTCGACTCGTGGAACACCGACCGCGCCAAGCTCTACCGTCGCCAGGAGCGCATCCCCGGCGACCTCGGCACCGCGGTCAACGTCTGCTCCATGGTCTTCGGCAACCTCGGCCCGGACTCCGGCACCGGCGTCGCCTTCACCCGCGACCCCGCCAGCGGCCACCAGGGCGTCTACGGCGACTACCTGCAGAACGCGCAGGGCGAGGACGTCGTCGCCGGTATCCGCAACACGGTCCCGCTCGCGGACCTGGAGCAGATCGACAAGGCGTCGTACGACGAGCTGATGCAGATCATGGAGACGCTCGAAACGCACTACAAGGACCTGTGCGACATCGAGTTCACCATCGAGCGCGGCAAGCTGTGGATGCTGCAGACCCGGGTCGGCAAGCGCACCGCCGGTGCCGCCTTCCGGATCGCCACCCAGCTCGTCGACCAGGGTCTGATCGACGAGGCCGAGGCCCTCCAGCGGGTCAACGGCGCGCAGCTGGCGCAGCTGATGTTCCCCCGCTTCGACCTCGGCGCGAAGTCCGAGACGATCGGCCGCGGTATCGCCGCCTCCCCGGGCGCGGCGGTCGGCAAGGCCGTCTTCGACTCGTACACCGCCGTCAAGTGGTCGCGCTCCGGCGAGAAGGTCATCCTGATCCGCCGGGAGACCAACCCGGACGACCTCAACGGCATGATCGCCGCCGAGGGCATCCTCACCTCCCGCGGCGGCAAGACCTCGCACGCCGCCGTCGTCGCCCGTGGCATGGGCAAGACCTGTGTCTGCGGCGCCGAGGAGCTGGAGGTCGACACCAAGTCCCGCAAGATGACGACCCAGGACGGGACCGTCATCGAAGAGGGCGACGTCGTCTCCATCGACGGCTCCACCGGCAAGGTCTACGCCGGTGAGGTGCCGGTCGTGCCGTCTCCGGTCGTGGAGTACTTCGAGGGCCGGATGCACGCCGGCGCCGAGGACGCCGACGAGCTGGTCAAGGCCGTCCACCGGATCATGGCGTACGCGGACCGGGTGCGCCGGCTGCGCGTACGGGCCAACGCCGACAACGCCGAGGACGCCGCCCGCGCCCGCCGCTTCGGCGCCCAGGGCATCGGCCTGTGCCGCACCGAGCACATGTTCCTCGGTGAGCGTCGCGAGATGGTCGAGCACCTCATCCTGGCCGACAACGAGAGCGACCGGGACGCGGCGCTCAGCCAGCTGCTGCCGCTCCAGAAGGCCGACTTCATCGAGCTGTTCGAGTCGATGGACGGGCTGCCGGTGACCGTACGGCTGCTGGACCCGCCGCTGCACGAGTTCCTGCCCGACATCACCGAGCTGTCGGTGCGGGTCGCGCTCGCCGAGGCCCGCAAGGACGCCAACGAGAACGATCTGCGGCTCCTCCAGGCCGTGCACAAGCTGCACGAGCAGAACCCGATGCTGGGTCTGCGCGGTGTGCGCCTGGGCCTGGTCATCCCCGGTCTGTTCGCGATGCAGGTGCGCGCGATCGCCGAGGCGGCCGCCGAGCGCAAGAACGCCAAGGGCGACCCGCGTGCGGAGATCATGATTCCGCTGGTGGGCACCGTCCAGGAGCTGGAGATCGTCCGCGAGGAGGCCGAGCAGGTCATCGCCGAGGTCGAGAAGGCCCACGGCGTCAGCCTCAGGCTCACCCTCGGCACGATGATCGAGCTGCCCCGCGCCGCCCTCACGGCCGGTCAGATCGCCGAGTCGGCCGACTTCTTCTCCTTCGGTACGAACGACCTCACGCAGACGGTCTGGGGCTTCAGCCGCGACGACGTCGAGGCCAGCTTCTTCACCGCGTACCTGGAGAAGGGCATCTTCGGCGTCAGCCCGTTCGAGACCATCGACAAGGACGGTGTGGGCTCCCTGGTCCGCAACGCCGTCGCGGCCGGCCGCGCCACCCGCCCCGACCTCAAGCTCGGGGTCTGCGGTGAGCACGGCGGTGACCCGGAGTCCGTCCACTTCTTCCACGAGGCCGGACTGGACTACGTCTCCTGCTCGCCGTTCCGCATCCCGGTCGCACGGCTGGAGGCGGGCCGCGCGGCCGCCGAGTCCAAGGGCAGCGACAGCCGCTGA
- a CDS encoding ArsR/SmtB family transcription factor, with the protein MNGEARLLAPLVPTRGYFPDFLTPAEGLLGMTDALAALRETPAARLGAELARLSTAARPFPSWIRAMADGDTRALGRLAGILQRYYEAAVAPYWPRVQGRIEADRAARGRALLDGGADQLLASLSPMMRWRPPVLEADYPVDRDLHLNGRGLLLLPSYFCRRTPVTFHNPELTPVLVYPVEHPAPRLTPQVPPERSLGRLVGQTRSAILQRIGVGCTTSELARRADVSLASASQHATVLRDAGLLLTLRQGNAVLHTLTPLGAALLRGARPAEEAAYERLR; encoded by the coding sequence TTGAATGGCGAAGCGCGGCTGCTGGCGCCGCTGGTGCCCACGCGCGGCTATTTTCCCGATTTCCTGACGCCCGCCGAAGGGCTCCTCGGGATGACCGACGCGCTCGCCGCCCTGCGGGAGACGCCCGCCGCCCGGCTGGGCGCCGAGCTCGCCCGGCTCTCCACGGCCGCCCGCCCGTTCCCGTCATGGATACGGGCGATGGCCGACGGCGACACCCGGGCCCTCGGCCGGCTCGCCGGGATACTCCAGCGCTATTACGAGGCGGCCGTCGCCCCGTACTGGCCGCGCGTCCAGGGCCGCATAGAGGCCGACCGGGCGGCCCGTGGCCGGGCGCTGCTCGACGGCGGCGCGGACCAGCTGCTCGCCTCGCTCTCGCCGATGATGCGCTGGCGCCCGCCGGTCCTGGAGGCCGACTATCCCGTGGACCGGGATCTCCACCTCAACGGCCGGGGGCTGTTGCTGCTGCCGTCGTACTTCTGCCGCCGCACCCCGGTCACCTTCCACAACCCGGAGCTGACGCCCGTCCTGGTCTATCCCGTGGAGCACCCCGCGCCCCGGCTCACGCCCCAGGTGCCGCCGGAGCGCTCGCTGGGCCGGCTGGTCGGCCAGACCCGCTCGGCGATACTCCAGCGGATCGGCGTCGGCTGCACCACCAGCGAACTCGCCCGTCGCGCCGATGTCTCGCTGGCCTCCGCCAGCCAGCACGCGACGGTGCTCCGCGACGCCGGACTGCTGCTCACCCTGCGGCAGGGCAACGCGGTGCTGCACACCCTCACCCCGCTGGGCGCGGCCCTGCTGCGCGGCGCGCGCCCGGCGGAGGAGGCGGCGTACGAGCGGCTCCGGTGA
- a CDS encoding TauD/TfdA dioxygenase family protein encodes MPPLLALQEDQLTTLADSAAPRTPALRPHRIPADGLYEGPRILRRTPDGADVRPYERFEAVPQAATIGAEIRGLDLSRPLSGELRAELNRALLEWKVLFFRGQRLSSREQREFAKNWGELESNPLLARGDSKDVVRFDKAAGGVATFENVWHTDVTFRERPAMGAVLQLREVPPAGGDTMWADMAAAYDNLPPEIRTRINGARAVHDYLPGFARFYSPAQLAPFQEEFPPVEHPVVRRHPETGRRMLFVNASFTTHIVGLAQEESDRLLRLLFQQAQVPEFQVRWRWQAGDLAFWDNRATQHYAVNDYGTHRRVAERVAIAGDRPY; translated from the coding sequence ATGCCTCCCCTTCTCGCCCTCCAGGAGGACCAGTTGACGACCCTTGCCGATTCCGCGGCTCCCCGCACCCCCGCCCTGCGCCCCCACCGCATCCCCGCCGACGGGCTGTACGAAGGGCCCCGCATCCTGCGCCGGACCCCCGACGGGGCGGACGTCCGGCCCTACGAGCGCTTCGAGGCCGTACCGCAGGCGGCCACCATCGGGGCCGAAATCCGTGGGCTGGACCTGTCCCGGCCACTGTCCGGGGAGCTGCGTGCGGAGCTGAACCGGGCGCTGCTGGAGTGGAAGGTGCTGTTCTTCCGCGGGCAGCGGCTGAGCTCCCGGGAGCAGCGGGAATTCGCCAAGAATTGGGGCGAGCTGGAGTCCAATCCGCTGCTGGCACGGGGCGATTCGAAGGACGTGGTGCGGTTCGACAAGGCGGCCGGCGGGGTCGCGACGTTCGAGAATGTATGGCACACGGATGTGACGTTCCGGGAACGCCCGGCGATGGGCGCGGTGTTGCAGCTGCGTGAGGTGCCGCCCGCGGGCGGGGACACGATGTGGGCCGATATGGCCGCGGCATACGACAATTTGCCGCCGGAAATCCGGACACGGATCAATGGGGCGCGGGCGGTGCACGACTATCTCCCGGGCTTCGCGCGCTTCTACTCCCCCGCTCAACTGGCGCCATTTCAGGAGGAGTTCCCTCCGGTCGAGCACCCGGTGGTGCGCCGGCACCCGGAGACGGGGCGGCGGATGCTGTTCGTCAACGCGTCCTTCACCACCCACATCGTGGGTCTCGCCCAGGAGGAGAGCGACCGGCTGCTGCGGCTGCTGTTCCAGCAGGCACAGGTGCCGGAGTTCCAGGTGCGCTGGCGCTGGCAGGCGGGGGACCTCGCGTTCTGGGACAACCGCGCCACCCAGCACTATGCGGTGAACGACTACGGGACGCACCGCCGGGTCGCCGAACGGGTCGCCATCGCGGGCGACCGCCCCTACTGA